The following proteins are encoded in a genomic region of Sparus aurata chromosome 11, fSpaAur1.1, whole genome shotgun sequence:
- the tax1bp3 gene encoding tax1-binding protein 3, producing MSTYTPGQPVTAVVQRIEIHKLRQGDNLILGFSIGGGIDQDPGQNPFSGDKTDKGIYVTRITPGGPAHEAGLRMGDKIMQVNGWDMTMVTHDQARKTLTKKNEDTVRLLVTRKSLEDAVKNSMGSYPRQ from the exons ATGTCAACTTACACCCCAGGACAGCCGGTGACTGCCGTTGTG CAACGAATTGAGATCCATAAGTTGCGACAGGGAGATAATCTGATCCTCGGCTTCAGCATTGGAGGAGGGATAGACCAGGACCCTGGACAGAACCCCTTCTCTGGGGACAAGACTGACAAA GGCATCTATGTGACCAGGATAACACCAGGAGGACCAGCACATGAAGCAGGCTTGAGAATGGGAGACAAAATAATGCAG GTGAATGGCTGGGACATGACCATGGTGACCCACGACCAGGCTCGTAAAACACTAACCAAGAAGAATGAGGACACTGTGCGGCTACTGGTAACCAGAAAGTCACTGGAGGACGCTGTCAAAAATTCTATGGGCAGTTACCCCAGACAGTAA